The DNA window CAGGTGCGGCATCTGGATGTCGAGCAGCACCACGTCCGGGCGGGTGGCGCGCACGCCCGCGATGGCCTCCTCGCCGTTGGCCGCCTCGCCGGCCAGGCGTACGCCGGGGTCGCTGGCGATCATGGCCTTGACCCCGGCCCGTACGAGCGCCTGGTCGTCGGCGACGAGCACGCGCAGCACGTCGCCGGCCGCGCCCGCGGGGGCGGGCGGAGGAGCGGAGGGGGGCGCCGCGGGCGGGGCGGCCGGCGGGGCCGCCGGGGGCGGCTCCTCCAGCCGCTGCGCCAGCATGTCCGCCTCCAGCCGCTTGAGCCCGGCCGTCAGGTCCAGGCCCAGCTCGTCGCGCCACACCGCGCGGGCCCGGCGCAGCGCGGCCAGCGCGTCGCCCTGGCGGCCCATCCGGTAGAGCGCCACGGCCAGCAGCCGCCAGGCCTCCTCGCGCAGGGGGTGCTCGGCCGCGTGCGCCTCCAGGTCGGCGACCAGGGACGTGGCCCGGCCCAGCGCCAGCCCGGCGTCGGCCCGCCGCTCCACGGCGATGAGGCGCAGCTCCTCCAGCCGGCCCGCCTCGGTCACGGCCCAGCTCAGGTCGGCGAACTCGGCCAGCGCGGGACCGCGCCACAGCCCGAGCGCGGTCTCCATGTCCGCCCACACCTGGGCCGCCGGGCCCTCGGACTTCACCAGGCTCTCGAAGCGCCAGGCGTCCACCTGACCGGTGCCGGCTCGCAGGGCGTACCCCGGCGGGGCCGAGACCAGCACCTCCGCCTCCTCGCGCGGCGCGCGGCCGGGCTCCAGGGCGCGCCGCAGGCGGGAGACGTAGCCCTGGATGGTGGAGAGGGCCTGCGCGGGCGGGTTGCCCGGCCAGAGCTCGTCGATGAGGGTGTTCACGGGCACGGCGCGGCCACCGGCCACGAGCAGGCGCGCGAGCACCGCCCGCTGCCTCTGGCCGCCGAGGTCGAGAGGGGCGCCGTTCGCCCAGGCTTGGAACGGTCCCAGCGCGGTGAAGGTCAGCATGTCAGGCGTAACTGTAGAGGGAGAACGTGTTCCGGCATATGGCGAAATGTCACAGTTTGATGGTGGTCGTCGCAGGGGAGCCTTTCCGTCCCCTTGGTTTTGGTGAAAATTATCGCTCGCCTGCCAACAAACGATCAAAAATTTCTCAACGACAGCCTTCCTGCGGGCGTCATCCGGGGCGACGGGGTCAGGCGCGGCGGCGGACGGCTGGGCCGAGGGCCAGCATGCCGGCGGCCGAGAGCAGGCCGACCGCGCCGATCGTGAACCACAGCGCCCGCGGCCCCAGCTCCAGCAGCGGCCCGCCGAACAGCGGGGCCAGCACCGCCGCCGCCGACCAGGCGAGCCCGAACAGCCCCGCGTACCGGCCGCGCAGCTCCGGCGGCGCCAGGGCGGCCACGATGGTGCCGGCGATGCCCGCCGTGACGATCTCGCCCGCCGTCCACACCGCGATCGTCGCCGCCAGCCCCAGCGTGCTGGTCACGAACGCGGTCAGCGCGAACCCCGCACCCATCACGGCCACGCCGAGGGCGAACGTACGGGCCGGGTCCCGGCGGCCGAGCCAGCCGGACACCAGCGGCTGCACGACCACGATCAGCACGCCGTTGAGCGCCATCGCAGTCCCGAACTGCGCCGTGGACAGCCCCGCGACGCTGGTCATGGCCACCGGCAGCATCGTCATCGTCTGCGTGTACACCAGCGCGTTGCCCAGCACGACCAGCGTGAACGCGACCATCACCCGGTCCCGCAGCACCGCGCCGAACCCGCCGGACGCCTCCTTCGCGCCCTCGGGCCGCGTCTCGGGGACCGCCCGCCACACCAGCGCCGCGAAGACCACACAGGAGACCGCGTCGATCCAGAACAGCCAGAGGAACCCGAGCCCCGCGAGCCAGCCGCCCGCCGTCATGCCCACCGAGTAGCCGAGGTTGATCCCCCAGAACAGCAGCCCGTACGCGCGCGGCCGTTCCGCCGGCCCCACCAGGTCGGCGACCAGCGCGTTCGACGCCGGCCTGTAGAGGTCCACGACCACCCCGAGCACCAGCATCGAGGCGAGGACGGCCGGCAGCGAGACGCTGTAGCCCAGCGCGAGCATCGCCGCGCCGGTGGCCAGCATGCCGCCCGACAGCGTCGCCCGCCGCCCGATCCGGTCCGTCAGCATGCCCGCGAGCGGCTGCGACAGCAGCGAGCCCACGCCGAAGACGCCCATCACCAGGCCCGCGGCGGTCACCGACAGGCCGCGGGCCTGGGTGAGGTAGACGCCGGTGAAGGGCATGACCATGGTGCCCAGGCGGTTGACCAGGGTGCCGCCCCACAGGGCCCAGAACGGGCGGGGCAGCCCGCCCACCTGGGCGCGCAGGAACGACGGCGGCTTCTCGACGGACGTGCTCGGCATGCCCCAGAGACTGCGCCCCCCGAGTTGGCCGGGCGAACGATTTAGCCCACACTAAAACAATGTCCATCACCTGGGTCATGCGGCCCGAGGACGTGGCCCGCATCCGGTTCGCGTTCTCCCCGCTGTGGGAGCTCGTGGCCAGTCTCCGCACCCTGCGCCAGCCGGCCCGCCAGTCGCTGCACCTGCCGTGGGTCAAGACCGTGCGCCCCCGGCTGGCCCGGCTGGACCTCACCGAGCTGCTGGCGCTCGTGCCGCCGACCGGCTACCTGGCCGACTTCATCACCCCGCCGCCCGACACGCCCCTGCCCGACTTCGCCGCCGAGCTGGAGCGGGTCAGGCGCACCGCCCCCGAGCGGGTCCTCGACGAGCTGGCGCACCTGCGCGAGGCCGGCGGGTCCGACCCCGCCGTGCTGGACCGCCTCGCCGCCGACCCGGAGTCCGCGGTGACGAAGGCGGCCGACGCGCTGGAGGCGTACTGGGAGACGTGCTTCGCCGAGTTCTGGCCCCGCGTGTACGCGCTGCTCGAACGCGACGTGCTGCGCCGCTCCCGGCAGCTCGCCCAGGGCGGGGCGCGCGAGCTGTTCGCCGGGCTCGACCCGGCCGTCACCTGGACGGGGGAGCGGCTGCTGGTGGACCGGCCCTGGTGCGCCACGGAAGGGCTGCACGGCGACGGGCTGGTGCTCGTGCCCAGCGCCTTCCACTGGCCGTCGGTGGCCGTCATGTCGGCCCCGTACCAGTCGATGCTCGTCTATCCCGTGCTGGGCGTCGGCACCCTGTGGGAGCAGGGGCCGCCGCCCGCGCCCGGCGCGCTGGCCGCGCTCATCGGGCGCAGCCGGGCGCGGATCCTGCTCGCGCTGGCCGAGCCCGCCACCACCTCGGCGCTGGCCGGCCGCATGGCGCTCACGCCCGGCGCGGTCAGCCAGCACCTCGGTGTGCTCAGCGGCGGCGGCCTCGCCGTCGGGATGCGGGTCGGCAAGCAGGTCGTCTACCGCCGCACCCTCGCCGGCGACATGCTGGCGGGTCAGGCGTAGCGGGCCGACTCCAGCAGCCAGTCCAGGTGGGCGCGCGGCGCGGCGAGGTAGGCGCAGGCCACCTTGCTGACGTCCCTGGCCGTCTTCGGCGGGAGGTCCTGCAGCGGCAGCCGGCGGGCTGCCGTGTGCATGTCCTCGCAGCGCCGGACGATCCGCTCCAGCACCCAGGCGGTCGCCTCCCGCTCGCCCAGCCCGAGCTGGCGCATCGCGAGCACCACGAAGTTGTGCACGTCGCCGCGCTCCTTCGGCCGCGAGGCGACGTCGTTGCACCAGGCGGTGACGTCGCTGCAGGCGTCCACGAGCTGCCGCCACGGCTCCGAGTCGTGCAGCCAGTCCGGCACCTCCACCCGCAGGCACGGCTCGACCAGGTCGTACAGGTAGGGGCCGACCGTGCCCCGGCGCAGCGCCGGGTACTCCTCCAGGGTCGGCATGCGGCGCGCCGCGCGGTTGTCGGCCTCGGTGCGGCAGGCGTCGTGCTGGCGCTGCAGCCCCACCGCGAACCTGGCCCGCCACCGGTCGCTCATCCGCGCGCTGGTCACCCGCCACAGGTCGGCGAAGGCCGCCTCCAGCGGGTGCCGCGCCGAGCCCGTGAGCAGGCCCTGGAAGACCTCCACCGGGCACTCGCCCTCGTCCAGCTCGTCGTCCAGGTGGAACAGCCAGGTCAGCCACTGCGCGAACAGCGCGGCGGCGGCCGCGTCGAACTCGGCGAACGCCCTCCCCGCCATCCGGTGGAAGCCGACGCCGGGATCGGCCCGCAGGCCCGTGCGCCGCGCCCAGTCGATGACCGCGGCCTCGATGGCGTACACCGACGGGTGCATCCGGCACGGCTCGGCCATCGCGGGCACCCGCTCGGTCAGCGGCAGCAGCGCCAGCGCCGCCGAGCCGCCGCGGCGCGGCAGCGGCATCATCGACGTCAGGACCGAGCGCAGCGCGGTGCGCACCGTGGCGAACACGGTCGTGCCCGCGCCCGCCGTGGTGCTCTCCGCCGGGTTCCCGGCGCTGTTCACGGTGGCGTTCACAGCGGGCCGAACAGCCAGTTGCCCGCGGCGTTCGGGTCGGCGCTGCGGTAGTAGTCGGCGGCGGCGGCGACCAGGCCGGCCACGGTGAGCGCGCCCCGGCCCTCCCGGTCCAGCCGGTCGAAGGCCGCGTCCACGTCGTCGTAGGCGACGCCGAACGCGCTCAGCATCGTGCGGAACTCGCCGATGGTGATCTCGCCGTCCCGGTCCCCGTCGCACAGGTCGGCCACCGCCAGCGTGGCCGGGCGGAACACCGGGTCGTACAGCTCGCCGGTGACGAACGCGGCCGTCATGGCGGTGCGGAAGTCCGGGCGGGCGATGCCGGAGTCGCCGTCG is part of the Nonomuraea coxensis DSM 45129 genome and encodes:
- a CDS encoding terpene synthase family protein → MNATVNSAGNPAESTTAGAGTTVFATVRTALRSVLTSMMPLPRRGGSAALALLPLTERVPAMAEPCRMHPSVYAIEAAVIDWARRTGLRADPGVGFHRMAGRAFAEFDAAAAALFAQWLTWLFHLDDELDEGECPVEVFQGLLTGSARHPLEAAFADLWRVTSARMSDRWRARFAVGLQRQHDACRTEADNRAARRMPTLEEYPALRRGTVGPYLYDLVEPCLRVEVPDWLHDSEPWRQLVDACSDVTAWCNDVASRPKERGDVHNFVVLAMRQLGLGEREATAWVLERIVRRCEDMHTAARRLPLQDLPPKTARDVSKVACAYLAAPRAHLDWLLESARYA
- a CDS encoding BTAD domain-containing putative transcriptional regulator; protein product: MLTFTALGPFQAWANGAPLDLGGQRQRAVLARLLVAGGRAVPVNTLIDELWPGNPPAQALSTIQGYVSRLRRALEPGRAPREEAEVLVSAPPGYALRAGTGQVDAWRFESLVKSEGPAAQVWADMETALGLWRGPALAEFADLSWAVTEAGRLEELRLIAVERRADAGLALGRATSLVADLEAHAAEHPLREEAWRLLAVALYRMGRQGDALAALRRARAVWRDELGLDLTAGLKRLEADMLAQRLEEPPPAAPPAAPPAAPPSAPPPAPAGAAGDVLRVLVADDQALVRAGVKAMIASDPGVRLAGEAANGEEAIAGVRATRPDVVLLDIQMPHLDGLAAARRILAGDDPPKVVMMTTFGSDENLYAALRAGVSGFLLKTAAPEQFLAAIRAAAAGDALIDPAMTTRLISAFAGRTDPSSPPALAGLSDARLDVLKLVARGLTNRQIGQTLSLPEEEVGAMVKSLLEHLGLFDRAQLVMTAYESGLVTPGEKAHFSSL
- a CDS encoding DUF5937 family protein, whose amino-acid sequence is MSITWVMRPEDVARIRFAFSPLWELVASLRTLRQPARQSLHLPWVKTVRPRLARLDLTELLALVPPTGYLADFITPPPDTPLPDFAAELERVRRTAPERVLDELAHLREAGGSDPAVLDRLAADPESAVTKAADALEAYWETCFAEFWPRVYALLERDVLRRSRQLAQGGARELFAGLDPAVTWTGERLLVDRPWCATEGLHGDGLVLVPSAFHWPSVAVMSAPYQSMLVYPVLGVGTLWEQGPPPAPGALAALIGRSRARILLALAEPATTSALAGRMALTPGAVSQHLGVLSGGGLAVGMRVGKQVVYRRTLAGDMLAGQA
- a CDS encoding MDR family MFS transporter — its product is MPSTSVEKPPSFLRAQVGGLPRPFWALWGGTLVNRLGTMVMPFTGVYLTQARGLSVTAAGLVMGVFGVGSLLSQPLAGMLTDRIGRRATLSGGMLATGAAMLALGYSVSLPAVLASMLVLGVVVDLYRPASNALVADLVGPAERPRAYGLLFWGINLGYSVGMTAGGWLAGLGFLWLFWIDAVSCVVFAALVWRAVPETRPEGAKEASGGFGAVLRDRVMVAFTLVVLGNALVYTQTMTMLPVAMTSVAGLSTAQFGTAMALNGVLIVVVQPLVSGWLGRRDPARTFALGVAVMGAGFALTAFVTSTLGLAATIAVWTAGEIVTAGIAGTIVAALAPPELRGRYAGLFGLAWSAAAVLAPLFGGPLLELGPRALWFTIGAVGLLSAAGMLALGPAVRRRA
- a CDS encoding EF-hand domain-containing protein produces the protein MAIDLLNHKLDRAFDHIDANRNGVVEREDLLGLGARILVGFGESPTSVTGASLVESFDGIWAALSRALERDGDSGIARPDFRTAMTAAFVTGELYDPVFRPATLAVADLCDGDRDGEITIGEFRTMLSAFGVAYDDVDAAFDRLDREGRGALTVAGLVAAAADYYRSADPNAAGNWLFGPL